One genomic window of Leopardus geoffroyi isolate Oge1 chromosome C3, O.geoffroyi_Oge1_pat1.0, whole genome shotgun sequence includes the following:
- the LOC123585430 gene encoding glyceraldehyde-3-phosphate dehydrogenase-like, with translation MVKVGVNRFGCIGRLVTRAAFNSGKVDIVAMNDPFIDLNDMVYMSQSDSTHGKFHGTVKAENGKLVINGKPITIFRERDPTNIKWGDASAEYVVESTGVFTTLEKAGAHLKGG, from the coding sequence ATGGTGAAGGTCGGAGTCAACAGATTTGGCTGTATTGGGCGCCTGGTCACGAGGGCTGCTTTCAACTCTGGCAAAGTGGACATTGTCGCCATGAACGACCCTTTCATCGACCTTAACGACATGGTCTACATGTCCCAGTCTGATTCCACCCACGGCAAATTCCATGGCACAGTCAAGGCTGAGAACGGGAAACTTGTCATCAATGGAAAGCCCATCACCATCTTCCGGGAGCGAGATCCCACCAACATCAAATGGGGTGATGCTAGTGCTGAGTATGTTGTGGAGTCCACTGGGGTCTTCACCACCCTGGAGAAGGCTGGGGCTCACTTGAAgggtgggtaa